In the genome of Massilibacillus massiliensis, one region contains:
- a CDS encoding TVP38/TMEM64 family protein produces MKDKDLIMKVTLILMICLLYLSTPEFQNLIYQGISSLKQHDFHGLKTLILSYGTLAPIISIILMTTQSVFPFVPGIIMTITNAWLFGWYLGTVYSCIGALLGAILDFMIARWYGQMIVCPWIKKEYADKINDYINRNGVIAIFVTRLIPFVPFKLISYSAGLSNVSLKSFIFVTGIGQIPGIAAYSILGENMQFDKVQLFLITIILFILAGIIYYFREFFNSCILKLNK; encoded by the coding sequence ATGAAAGATAAAGACTTAATAATGAAAGTGACTTTAATTCTTATGATTTGTCTTCTTTATTTATCAACACCTGAATTTCAAAACCTTATCTATCAAGGAATATCATCTTTAAAACAACACGATTTTCATGGATTAAAAACATTGATACTCTCTTACGGAACTTTAGCCCCCATAATTAGTATCATATTGATGACAACACAATCCGTTTTTCCTTTTGTTCCTGGTATTATTATGACTATTACCAATGCATGGTTGTTTGGCTGGTATTTAGGAACAGTTTATTCCTGTATCGGAGCTTTACTTGGTGCGATTCTTGACTTTATGATCGCCAGATGGTATGGGCAAATGATTGTTTGTCCCTGGATAAAAAAAGAATATGCAGATAAAATTAATGATTATATAAATAGAAATGGTGTTATTGCTATTTTTGTCACCAGGCTAATTCCCTTTGTTCCATTTAAACTTATCAGTTATAGTGCCGGCTTATCTAATGTTTCTTTAAAGTCTTTTATTTTTGTTACAGGAATAGGACAAATTCCTGGGATTGCTGCCTACTCAATTCTTGGAGAAAATATGCAATTTGATAAAGTTCAATTGTTTTTAATAACAATTATATTATTCATTTTAGCAGGCATTATATATTATTTTAGAGAATTTTTTAATAGTTGTATTTTAAAATTAAATAAATAA
- a CDS encoding DUF5665 domain-containing protein, which translates to MKEHDDISLMQKQINELANRLEATHIAEYIELLQRPLRIIYLNFIAGIARGLGIAIGATIVFAILLDILSRLIVLNLPIIGDFIIDLMRIVETKQGNL; encoded by the coding sequence ATGAAAGAACATGACGATATTTCTTTGATGCAAAAACAAATTAATGAATTAGCAAATCGTTTAGAAGCTACGCATATAGCAGAATATATAGAATTATTACAGAGGCCGTTAAGAATTATATATTTAAATTTTATAGCTGGAATTGCTAGGGGGCTAGGAATAGCTATAGGTGCTACAATTGTTTTTGCAATATTATTAGATATATTAAGTCGTCTTATAGTTTTGAATTTACCCATCATTGGCGATTTTATTATTGATCTTATGCGTATTGTTGAAACTAAGCAAGGAAATTTATAA
- the proC gene encoding pyrroline-5-carboxylate reductase: MKDVKIGFIGGGAIAEALIKGILNANLIHPKHIFIAEHKIERCTYLQDIYNINTNTQAENIIDQLDIVFLAIKPQAAHKAMQSICSIVSDKTIVVSVVAGLTIQTLESYFKTQSVLRVMPNTPVAVSEGMSAIALGSKAKSSDGELIQNLFNAVGKTVVVNESLMDAVTGLSGSGPGYGFVIIDALADAGVKAGLPRKTAIMLAAQSLLGAAKMVLVTEEHPAQLRDMVTSPAGTTIEGISVLEKRAVRAALIDAVEAATNRSKAMGSK, translated from the coding sequence TTGAAAGATGTAAAAATAGGTTTCATCGGTGGTGGAGCTATTGCTGAGGCTCTTATAAAAGGAATTTTAAACGCAAATTTAATTCATCCGAAGCATATTTTTATTGCTGAACATAAAATTGAGCGATGTACATATTTACAAGATATCTACAATATCAACACGAATACGCAAGCGGAAAATATAATCGATCAATTAGATATAGTTTTCCTAGCAATCAAACCACAAGCTGCACATAAAGCAATGCAAAGCATTTGTTCTATAGTGAGTGATAAGACTATTGTTGTTTCTGTAGTTGCAGGCCTGACAATTCAAACATTAGAAAGCTATTTTAAAACACAAAGTGTGCTTCGCGTAATGCCAAATACGCCTGTAGCTGTAAGTGAGGGAATGTCAGCAATTGCATTAGGTTCAAAAGCAAAAAGCAGCGACGGTGAATTAATTCAAAACCTGTTTAACGCCGTTGGGAAAACTGTTGTTGTAAATGAGTCTCTAATGGATGCTGTAACTGGATTGTCTGGAAGTGGTCCAGGGTATGGATTTGTGATTATTGACGCACTGGCAGATGCTGGTGTAAAAGCAGGATTGCCACGTAAAACAGCAATCATGTTAGCTGCACAATCTTTATTAGGAGCAGCCAAGATGGTTTTAGTTACAGAAGAACATCCAGCGCAATTGCGTGATATGGTAACCTCCCCTGCTGGAACAACAATTGAAGGTATTTCTGTCTTGGAAAAAAGAGCAGTTAGAGCGGCTTTGATTGATGCAGTTGAAGCTGCAACGAATAGATCAAAAGCAATGGGGTCGAAATAA
- a CDS encoding YlmH family RNA-binding protein has protein sequence MADFEKIIRYYRNTEGTEIVTRLIDIAKIVIHNKKFKVSEFLDPYGYTIAETVAASCENINIVSDGGYHGAERQRVVFVNDAFLGKINFNITALKVLWDERYYNISHRDVLGSLMALGIDRRVIGDILLKGEQAKILVDTQIAQYIHDNFTQIGSANVKIEICDLSEIEPREEKCKEIKSTVASLRLDSIASAGFGSSRSKISDDIAADKVKVNWQSVKSSSQTIKEGDIISMRGRGRVEVYQIGNTTKKGRISILLKRYI, from the coding sequence ATGGCTGATTTTGAAAAAATAATTCGATATTATCGTAATACAGAAGGTACCGAGATTGTCACAAGACTCATTGATATCGCAAAAATTGTTATTCACAATAAGAAATTTAAGGTGAGTGAATTTTTAGATCCGTATGGATATACCATTGCTGAAACGGTAGCCGCAAGCTGTGAGAATATAAATATTGTTTCTGATGGTGGTTATCATGGTGCAGAAAGACAGCGTGTTGTTTTCGTTAACGATGCTTTTTTAGGTAAAATTAATTTTAATATTACGGCGTTAAAAGTTTTATGGGATGAAAGATATTACAATATTTCTCATAGGGATGTTTTAGGATCTTTGATGGCATTAGGCATTGACCGCCGTGTGATTGGCGATATTTTATTAAAGGGCGAGCAGGCAAAAATTCTTGTTGACACACAAATTGCTCAATATATCCATGATAATTTTACACAAATCGGCTCCGCAAATGTAAAAATAGAAATTTGCGATTTATCTGAAATTGAACCTCGAGAAGAAAAGTGTAAAGAAATTAAATCGACAGTTGCATCTTTAAGATTGGACTCAATCGCGTCTGCGGGATTCGGTTCTTCTCGCAGTAAAATTTCTGATGATATTGCTGCTGATAAAGTTAAAGTCAATTGGCAATCCGTAAAGAGTTCTTCGCAAACGATAAAAGAAGGAGATATCATATCTATGCGGGGACGTGGTAGAGTTGAAGTTTACCAAATTGGTAATACAACTAAAAAAGGACGAATTAGCATCCTTTTAAAACGTTATATATAA
- the lspA gene encoding signal peptidase II, producing the protein MPTLFLIAGIICIDQLLKSYIQQTMVIGASLPIITDIFHITYILNPGAAFGILENQRIFFILIAIMMICVVGYIYPKIPAKDKFLRFGIALLVGGAIGNVIDRIKLGYVVDFLDFRIWPVFNFADITIVSGVGIIIYSVWFLSNIKDENNECK; encoded by the coding sequence GTGCCCACTTTATTTTTAATTGCAGGAATCATATGTATAGATCAATTGTTAAAATCTTATATTCAACAAACAATGGTAATAGGAGCATCTTTGCCTATTATTACAGACATTTTTCATATTACTTATATCTTAAATCCAGGTGCTGCATTTGGTATCTTAGAAAATCAACGTATCTTTTTTATTTTAATTGCAATTATGATGATTTGCGTTGTAGGATATATCTATCCCAAAATACCAGCAAAAGATAAATTCCTCCGTTTTGGGATTGCTCTATTAGTAGGTGGTGCAATTGGTAATGTCATTGATCGGATAAAACTTGGCTATGTTGTTGATTTCCTCGATTTTAGAATATGGCCTGTTTTTAATTTTGCTGATATTACAATCGTGTCAGGTGTAGGGATTATTATATATTCTGTATGGTTTTTATCAAACATAAAGGATGAAAATAATGAATGTAAATAG
- a CDS encoding DivIVA domain-containing protein → MLTPLDIHNKEFKRSFRGYNEDEIDEFLDKVVKDYEQLYRENLDLKESIDRLKSKVEHFQHLENTLHNTLVVAQETAEEVKLNAKKEADLILKEAKVNGQKLIDEATGKVRQRITEYEELEKQSQVYRTKMRTLLLTQLELLKTSDEEAEK, encoded by the coding sequence ATGCTTACACCATTAGATATTCATAATAAAGAATTTAAAAGAAGTTTCCGTGGATATAATGAAGATGAAATCGATGAATTTCTGGATAAAGTTGTTAAAGATTATGAACAATTATATAGGGAAAATCTTGATTTAAAAGAAAGTATTGATAGATTAAAAAGTAAAGTAGAACATTTTCAACATTTAGAAAATACATTACATAATACTTTGGTAGTAGCGCAAGAAACTGCTGAAGAAGTAAAATTAAATGCTAAAAAAGAAGCAGACTTAATTCTTAAAGAAGCTAAAGTAAATGGTCAAAAGTTAATTGATGAAGCCACCGGAAAAGTTCGTCAGCGAATAACTGAATATGAAGAGCTTGAAAAACAGTCCCAAGTGTATCGTACTAAAATGAGAACTTTATTACTCACACAACTAGAATTATTGAAAACTTCTGATGAAGAAGCTGAGAAATAA
- the ileS gene encoding isoleucine--tRNA ligase has product MFLLDYSKTLNLPATDFPMRGNLPAREPQILEEWAQNDLYNKRRESAKGKPKFILHDGPPYANGNIHMGHALNKVLKDIIIKYKSLCGFDTPYVPGWDTHGLPIEHAAIKMLGLNRHELDPLELRKKCKEYALQHVDIQRNDFKRLGVSADWEHPYITLVPEYEAKQIEVFGEMAQKGHIYKGLKTVYWCTSCETALAEAEIEYAEKKSHAIFVKFPLIDAKNNLPDGADPKKVYAVIWTTTPWTLPANVAIAVGSEIEYSWVEANDEIYLMATELIDRVMQQSKIEEYKILGVVKGSSAEGMVFSHPFFDRTSPVVLADYVTLDQGSGCVHTAPGHGQDDFETGLRYKLPIISPVDASGKFTKEAGKYEGMFVHDANVPIIKDLAASNKLFGNGSIRHQYAHCWRCKNPVIYRATEQWFASVDGFRDEALKAIKSVKWIPSWGENRIHNMVADRHDWCISRQRVWGLPIPIFYCKECNEHIINQETIHAVTNLFKKEGSNAWWAKDAESILPQGFKCPHCGHDHFRKESDIMDVWFDSGSSHVAVLEQRPELSWPADLYLEGSDQHRGWFQSSLLTSVATKGIAPYKAVLTHGFVVDGDGRKMSKSVGNVVAPKDIIDQYGADILRLWVASADYQADIRLSKDILKQMSEVYRKIRNTFRYILGNLNDFNPNTDKVVYTDLLELDQWALLRLEQVRQTVTEAYENYEFHVLYHTIHNFCTVDLSAIYLDILKDRLYTSEPKSLERRAAQTTMYEILTTLVKIISPVLTFTSDEVWKYMPKETDMPENVQLALWPSERIEYLNNNLQDKWGNVLAMRGELTKALEIARKNKLIGHPLDANLIIYASGETYAELINIQAELPNILIVSAVRVIEGVTNAPDTAYFSSDKELAVEVALASGEKCERCWIYSDYVGKDTDHPTLCERCATVVKQL; this is encoded by the coding sequence GTGTTTTTGTTGGATTATAGTAAAACTCTTAATTTGCCTGCTACTGATTTTCCGATGAGAGGAAATTTACCTGCACGCGAGCCACAAATATTAGAAGAATGGGCGCAAAATGATCTTTACAATAAACGTAGAGAAAGTGCTAAAGGAAAACCAAAGTTCATACTGCATGATGGTCCGCCATATGCAAATGGAAATATTCATATGGGGCATGCATTAAATAAGGTTTTAAAAGATATTATTATAAAATATAAATCTTTGTGCGGTTTTGATACGCCTTATGTACCGGGATGGGATACACATGGTTTGCCAATTGAACACGCAGCTATTAAAATGCTGGGGCTAAATAGGCATGAACTGGATCCGTTAGAATTAAGAAAAAAATGCAAAGAATACGCTTTACAACATGTAGATATTCAAAGAAATGATTTTAAGCGTCTAGGCGTTAGTGCCGATTGGGAACATCCATATATAACATTAGTTCCGGAATATGAAGCAAAACAAATCGAAGTCTTTGGCGAAATGGCACAAAAAGGGCATATTTATAAAGGCTTAAAAACAGTATATTGGTGTACATCTTGCGAAACTGCTTTAGCTGAAGCGGAAATTGAATATGCAGAAAAAAAATCGCACGCAATTTTTGTTAAGTTTCCATTGATAGATGCAAAAAATAATTTACCAGATGGCGCTGATCCTAAAAAAGTATATGCTGTTATATGGACTACTACACCATGGACATTACCTGCAAACGTAGCAATTGCAGTTGGCTCAGAAATTGAATATTCATGGGTTGAAGCAAATGATGAAATATATCTAATGGCAACAGAGTTAATTGATCGTGTAATGCAGCAGTCTAAGATTGAAGAATATAAAATTCTTGGCGTAGTAAAGGGCTCTTCCGCAGAAGGAATGGTATTTTCACATCCGTTTTTTGATAGAACCTCGCCAGTGGTTTTAGCAGACTATGTTACATTAGATCAAGGAAGTGGTTGTGTTCATACTGCACCTGGACATGGACAAGATGATTTTGAAACTGGTTTACGATATAAATTACCAATTATTAGTCCTGTTGATGCGAGTGGTAAGTTTACTAAAGAAGCAGGTAAATATGAGGGAATGTTTGTGCACGATGCGAATGTTCCTATTATTAAAGATTTAGCTGCAAGTAACAAATTATTTGGAAATGGTTCCATTCGCCATCAATATGCCCATTGCTGGCGTTGCAAGAATCCAGTTATCTACAGAGCAACAGAACAATGGTTTGCGTCTGTTGATGGTTTTAGAGATGAAGCATTGAAAGCAATTAAAAGCGTAAAATGGATTCCAAGTTGGGGAGAAAATCGTATTCATAATATGGTTGCCGATAGACATGATTGGTGTATTTCTCGTCAACGTGTTTGGGGACTTCCAATTCCGATTTTCTATTGCAAAGAATGTAATGAACATATTATCAATCAAGAGACGATACATGCAGTAACAAATTTATTTAAAAAAGAAGGTTCTAATGCATGGTGGGCAAAAGATGCAGAATCAATTTTACCTCAAGGGTTTAAATGCCCGCATTGTGGACATGATCACTTTCGTAAAGAAAGCGATATCATGGATGTATGGTTTGATAGCGGTTCTAGTCATGTAGCTGTGCTCGAACAACGCCCAGAATTATCTTGGCCTGCTGATCTTTATTTGGAGGGCAGTGATCAACATCGGGGATGGTTCCAATCCTCCTTACTCACTTCCGTAGCGACCAAAGGGATTGCTCCATATAAAGCGGTTCTAACACATGGATTTGTCGTTGACGGTGATGGACGAAAGATGTCTAAATCAGTAGGGAATGTTGTAGCGCCAAAAGATATCATTGATCAATATGGTGCAGATATTTTGCGATTATGGGTTGCCTCTGCAGATTATCAGGCTGATATTAGATTATCAAAAGATATTTTAAAGCAGATGTCTGAAGTTTATAGAAAAATTCGTAATACATTCCGGTATATTTTAGGTAATCTTAATGATTTCAACCCCAATACAGATAAAGTTGTATATACAGATTTATTAGAGCTTGATCAGTGGGCATTACTTCGCTTAGAGCAAGTTCGTCAAACGGTAACAGAAGCTTATGAAAACTATGAATTTCATGTTTTGTACCATACGATACACAACTTTTGCACCGTTGATTTAAGTGCAATTTATCTTGATATTTTGAAAGATCGATTGTATACTTCTGAGCCAAAATCATTAGAGAGAAGAGCAGCACAAACTACTATGTATGAGATTTTAACAACACTCGTTAAAATTATTTCTCCAGTACTTACATTTACTTCTGATGAAGTATGGAAATATATGCCTAAAGAAACTGACATGCCTGAAAATGTACAACTTGCACTGTGGCCTTCTGAACGTATAGAATACTTAAATAATAATCTCCAAGATAAATGGGGAAATGTTTTGGCTATGCGGGGTGAACTAACAAAAGCATTAGAAATTGCAAGGAAAAATAAGCTAATCGGTCATCCTTTAGATGCTAATTTAATTATTTATGCAAGTGGTGAAACTTATGCTGAGTTAATCAATATTCAAGCAGAACTACCTAACATTCTTATTGTTTCAGCTGTTCGAGTCATTGAGGGTGTTACTAATGCTCCAGATACAGCTTACTTTAGCAGTGATAAAGAGCTTGCTGTAGAAGTGGCTCTTGCCAGTGGCGAAAAATGTGAGCGTTGTTGGATTTATAGTGATTATGTAGGAAAAGACACTGATCACCCTACTTTATGTGAACGTTGTGCCACGGTAGTAAAACAACTTTAA
- a CDS encoding RluA family pseudouridine synthase — protein sequence MNVNSNTYKIIDEIDERIDMFLVKKLQNLSRSHIQKMIADGWIKVNQKEVKANYKLRKSDTVEFILPEAKQTEIVAEDIPLHILYEDQDVIVINKRRGMVVHPATGIYTGTLVNALLAHCKDLSGINGEIRPGIVHRLDKDTSGVMIAAKNDIAHISLAEQIKNKTAIRQYLAIVHGNIKEEQGIIDGAIGRDAKDRKKMAIVFENGKPAVTKFKVVERFGNYTLVQCKLMTGRTHQIRVHMTYIGHPLVGDPKYGGVKSSFKISGQALHSKSLTFIHPTTKQEMFFSAPLPEDMERILKNIRRIN from the coding sequence ATGAATGTAAATAGCAACACTTATAAAATTATAGATGAAATAGATGAAAGAATTGATATGTTTTTAGTTAAAAAATTACAGAACTTATCTCGTTCTCACATTCAAAAAATGATTGCAGATGGTTGGATCAAAGTAAATCAAAAAGAGGTTAAGGCAAATTATAAATTGCGAAAATCAGATACTGTAGAATTTATTTTACCAGAAGCTAAACAGACTGAAATTGTTGCAGAAGATATTCCTTTGCATATCTTATACGAAGATCAGGATGTAATTGTAATAAACAAAAGAAGAGGAATGGTTGTTCATCCTGCAACTGGAATTTATACAGGAACCCTTGTTAATGCCTTACTTGCGCATTGCAAAGATTTATCTGGAATTAATGGTGAAATTCGTCCAGGGATCGTCCATCGGTTAGATAAAGATACGTCAGGTGTCATGATCGCAGCAAAAAATGATATTGCGCATATTAGTCTGGCTGAACAAATAAAAAATAAAACTGCAATACGTCAATATTTGGCCATCGTGCATGGAAATATTAAAGAAGAGCAAGGCATTATTGACGGCGCAATTGGCAGAGATGCAAAAGATAGAAAAAAAATGGCGATTGTCTTTGAAAATGGTAAACCGGCTGTAACAAAATTTAAAGTTGTTGAGCGTTTCGGTAATTATACCTTAGTCCAATGTAAGTTAATGACGGGGCGAACACATCAAATTAGGGTTCATATGACGTATATTGGTCATCCTTTAGTCGGTGATCCTAAATATGGGGGTGTAAAATCATCATTTAAGATTTCTGGGCAAGCTTTACATTCTAAAAGCTTAACATTTATTCATCCC